In one window of Armatimonadota bacterium DNA:
- a CDS encoding MFS transporter — MAETAHTQPRPPLAPVSWTLFLTLTAYGLALFAVGPCLTSIARTFGVPLGATGALFTVFFVGFTAGVLSSGFAAERFGKRRVTAVGLAILAAGLFLLGASPGPFAALRLWWALGAMLVMGVGGATVEATASAMVADVNPRREGFAINLMQAFFGFGAVAGPILVAVLLSRGGVWQSHFLVSGAVAAALFLALLVQRAEERPVEPLPLRQLGVLLRQPTLLMLCLAMMLYVGSEIGYTGWISALIERGMGTRVEIAGQAVTAFWITMTLGRLACTWLVQIIPAERLMLALGGGGAVASGLTMLAPTPGWGIAASAMVGVFLSGSFGLILTSASDRFAERRAMVFSLVITSVGVGGMTLPAAMGLVAEATNLRWAMALPAAAMALVALLFARVGGRTQCLPPTS, encoded by the coding sequence TTGGCAGAAACTGCACATACTCAGCCCCGCCCGCCGCTCGCGCCGGTGAGCTGGACGTTGTTCCTCACCCTGACGGCCTACGGGCTGGCGCTGTTCGCCGTGGGGCCGTGCCTCACGTCTATTGCGCGCACGTTCGGCGTGCCGCTGGGCGCGACGGGGGCTTTGTTCACCGTCTTCTTCGTCGGTTTCACGGCGGGCGTGCTGTCGTCCGGCTTCGCCGCGGAGCGCTTCGGCAAACGGCGCGTCACTGCCGTCGGATTGGCGATACTCGCCGCCGGGCTATTCTTGCTCGGCGCCAGCCCGGGCCCGTTCGCGGCTCTGCGCTTGTGGTGGGCGCTCGGCGCGATGCTTGTCATGGGCGTCGGCGGGGCGACCGTCGAGGCGACGGCGAGCGCCATGGTTGCCGACGTCAACCCCAGGCGCGAGGGGTTCGCGATCAATCTGATGCAGGCCTTCTTCGGCTTCGGCGCGGTCGCGGGGCCGATACTGGTCGCGGTCCTGCTGAGTCGCGGAGGGGTGTGGCAGAGTCACTTCCTCGTTTCCGGAGCGGTGGCGGCCGCGCTCTTCCTCGCCCTGCTCGTGCAGCGCGCGGAGGAACGGCCGGTGGAACCTCTGCCTCTGCGCCAACTCGGCGTCCTGCTCCGCCAGCCGACGCTGCTCATGTTGTGCCTCGCCATGATGCTCTACGTCGGTTCGGAGATCGGCTACACCGGTTGGATCAGCGCGCTCATCGAGAGGGGCATGGGTACGCGGGTGGAAATCGCGGGGCAAGCCGTCACCGCGTTCTGGATCACGATGACCCTGGGCAGACTCGCCTGCACGTGGCTGGTGCAGATCATTCCCGCGGAGCGGCTAATGCTGGCGCTCGGCGGAGGGGGCGCGGTGGCAAGCGGGCTGACCATGCTCGCGCCGACCCCCGGCTGGGGCATCGCCGCATCGGCGATGGTCGGCGTCTTTCTGTCCGGCTCGTTCGGTCTCATTCTGACCTCCGCAAGCGACCGGTTTGCGGAGCGCCGCGCGATGGTTTTCAGCCTGGTGATAACCAGTGTCGGGGTCGGCGGCATGACGCTGCCGGCGGCGATGGGGCTGGTGGCGGAGGCGACGAACCTGCGCTGGGCGATGGCCTTGCCGGCGGCGGCGATGGCGCTCGTGGCGCTGCTGTTCGCGCGCGTCGGCGGGCGAACCCAGTGCCTGCCGCCGACGTCATAA
- the asnB gene encoding asparagine synthase (glutamine-hydrolyzing) produces MCGLAGFIDQGTEGAEAQARLASMLSRIAHRGPDDEGVWIDGPLAIGHRRLSIVDLSPLGHQPMISASGRYVIAFNGEIYNHTELRSALARSGAQFKGHSDTEVLLTLIERDGLPAALAHCVGMFAIAAWDRRRRVLHLARDRFGEKPLYYGWCGRTFLFGSQLRALAVHPAFDNMLDAESVRDVVQRGYVAPDRSIYRQLRQVAPGTCVSLRAAASAGSSPLARTYWDPVAVARDGAQRPFAGSFHEATTELERRLRDAVVLQLQADVPVGAFLSGGVDSSVVTALMCHASRSRVRSYSIGFQRASHNEAEHAKAVAEHLGTDHTEWYVDEAEAECLVPTLADIYDEPLADASQIPTLVLARLVRRDVTVALSGDGGDEVFGGYPKYGRGEALWHLPARRSLGAMARLADRVLAPALRHVMPTAASQRVPWHRINTAAALCGARTPETLADLLETLNRDASGFLAPALRAQVTAPTRRPAVLASYRREAMLRDIQAYLPGDILTKVDRATMSASLESRAPLLDHRLYEFAVTLPDTHLFDGTAGKRILRALLYRLVPREIVDRPKSGFMAPLPDWLRGGLKPWASDMLRTASAARVLDVNRCRRLLDLHCQGHHDLSSRVWPLVTLAAWSHRHLQRGAGST; encoded by the coding sequence ATGTGCGGTCTAGCAGGTTTTATCGACCAGGGAACGGAGGGCGCGGAGGCACAGGCGCGACTGGCGAGCATGCTTTCCCGCATCGCACACCGCGGCCCGGACGACGAAGGCGTGTGGATCGACGGCCCGCTCGCCATCGGCCACCGACGCCTGTCCATCGTCGACCTGTCGCCCCTTGGGCATCAGCCAATGATCTCCGCCAGCGGCCGCTACGTGATCGCGTTCAACGGGGAGATTTACAACCACACTGAACTGCGCAGCGCGCTGGCACGGAGTGGTGCGCAGTTCAAGGGCCATTCCGACACCGAGGTGCTGCTCACCCTCATTGAGCGCGACGGCTTGCCGGCGGCGCTCGCGCATTGCGTCGGGATGTTCGCCATTGCTGCCTGGGACCGCCGCCGGCGCGTGCTGCACCTCGCTCGTGACCGCTTCGGCGAGAAGCCGCTTTACTACGGTTGGTGCGGGCGCACCTTCCTCTTCGGCTCACAGCTACGGGCGCTGGCTGTGCACCCAGCTTTTGACAACATGCTCGACGCCGAATCCGTGCGCGACGTGGTACAGCGCGGTTATGTCGCTCCGGACAGGAGCATCTATCGTCAGCTGCGGCAAGTGGCCCCAGGGACCTGCGTGTCGCTGCGGGCGGCCGCCTCCGCAGGATCCTCGCCGCTCGCCCGGACTTACTGGGATCCAGTGGCCGTCGCGCGCGACGGCGCGCAGCGACCGTTTGCCGGAAGCTTCCACGAGGCCACGACCGAGCTGGAACGTCGGCTGCGGGATGCTGTCGTGCTGCAGCTGCAGGCCGACGTGCCGGTAGGCGCCTTTCTGTCGGGCGGGGTCGACTCCAGTGTCGTCACTGCCCTCATGTGCCACGCCTCCCGCTCTCGCGTGCGCAGCTACTCGATCGGGTTCCAACGCGCAAGTCACAACGAGGCCGAGCACGCGAAGGCCGTCGCCGAGCATCTCGGCACCGATCACACCGAGTGGTACGTGGACGAGGCGGAAGCCGAATGCCTGGTGCCGACCCTTGCCGACATTTACGACGAGCCGCTCGCGGATGCCTCGCAGATCCCGACATTGGTACTGGCCCGGCTGGTGCGGCGCGACGTGACTGTCGCGCTGTCGGGAGACGGTGGGGACGAGGTCTTCGGCGGCTATCCGAAATACGGCCGCGGCGAGGCCCTGTGGCACTTGCCGGCGCGTCGCTCCCTAGGTGCAATGGCGCGGCTGGCGGACCGCGTACTGGCCCCGGCCCTACGTCACGTGATGCCGACCGCGGCCAGCCAGCGGGTGCCGTGGCATAGGATTAATACTGCGGCGGCACTGTGCGGGGCACGCACCCCGGAGACGCTTGCTGACCTACTGGAAACCCTGAACCGCGACGCATCGGGCTTCCTGGCCCCGGCGCTGCGAGCGCAGGTCACGGCACCTACGCGCAGGCCTGCTGTGCTGGCCAGCTACCGCCGAGAAGCCATGCTGCGCGATATCCAGGCCTACCTCCCGGGCGACATCCTGACCAAGGTCGACCGGGCTACCATGTCCGCTTCCCTGGAAAGCCGTGCTCCGCTGCTCGACCATCGTCTATACGAATTCGCGGTCACGCTGCCGGACACGCACCTCTTCGATGGGACCGCCGGCAAGCGCATTCTGCGTGCCCTCCTGTACCGCCTGGTGCCGCGCGAAATCGTCGACCGGCCCAAGTCAGGCTTCATGGCGCCGCTGCCAGACTGGCTGCGCGGCGGACTGAAGCCTTGGGCGTCTGACATGCTACGTACCGCATCGGCAGCGCGCGTACTGGACGTTAATCGCTGCCGACGCCTACTGGACCTGCACTGTCAGGGCCACCATGATCTGTCGTCCCGGGTCTGGCCGCTGGTCACCCTCGCGGCATGGTCCCACCGTCACCTGCAACGCGGCGCGGGCTCGACTTGA
- a CDS encoding DUF616 domain-containing protein encodes MTEPIVYSCVTAGYDKVAPVPTAWHCRFILFHDGSVEVPDGWEGRRLHVAGLRGVALNRYAKMLPHRLGLEGELSLYVDGNIFFRRDPAERIQSVLSKAKIAAFRHPHRECAYAELRENLRLGFIGPGPVWRQVRKFRRARLPRKSGLFEARVLFRRHTEPEVVVLDELWWSMWQDGLGRDQPLLSAALWATGMTVETVGPDARADPSDVLGVGEHATQRTRVQRLPKRLAAELALYRLWLPR; translated from the coding sequence ATGACTGAGCCCATTGTGTACAGCTGTGTCACCGCCGGCTACGACAAGGTTGCCCCGGTACCGACGGCTTGGCATTGCCGGTTCATCCTCTTTCACGATGGTTCCGTCGAGGTCCCCGACGGCTGGGAAGGCCGCCGTCTGCACGTCGCCGGGCTACGTGGGGTTGCGCTCAATCGCTATGCCAAGATGCTGCCTCATCGGCTCGGCCTGGAGGGCGAGCTCTCGCTATACGTCGACGGCAACATCTTCTTCAGGCGTGACCCGGCGGAAAGGATCCAGTCGGTCCTGTCCAAGGCCAAGATTGCCGCCTTCCGCCATCCCCACCGGGAATGCGCCTATGCCGAGCTGCGAGAGAACCTGAGGCTCGGATTCATCGGCCCGGGGCCGGTCTGGCGCCAAGTCAGGAAGTTCAGGCGCGCCAGACTCCCGCGCAAGAGCGGCTTGTTCGAGGCACGCGTCTTGTTCCGCCGCCACACAGAGCCGGAGGTCGTCGTCCTGGACGAACTCTGGTGGTCCATGTGGCAGGACGGCTTGGGACGGGACCAACCCTTGCTCAGCGCGGCTCTCTGGGCCACCGGGATGACCGTCGAGACGGTTGGCCCCGACGCACGGGCAGATCCCAGCGATGTTCTCGGTGTCGGAGAGCACGCAACGCAGCGCACACGCGTCCAGCGCTTGCCCAAGCGCTTGGCCGCCGAGCTTGCTCTGTATCGCTTGTGGTTGCCGAGATGA
- a CDS encoding glycosyltransferase family 4 protein, with amino-acid sequence MIHVILPSLRISGGVKEALRLGEELAACGHEVDVWTLWRGSHAVAANGLRVVELSQWVTRVRWAALQLPALMLAFARRAARGRGSGWQIFIFTHYATSPLAVLIRPSRRWFFVQDLEWRFVRHAGLRALLKAVVLGLYRRGRLIAANDYLASELRALGLEVAVQAPIWADAAFRDEGNRERDIDVVMMLRKGDHKRLDLYRQALEQLACGPQHRTTAVITPDDDIAAQVAAHASHLDVRPDAAAMRALYARTRLFLMLSEHEGFGLPPLEAMGSGCVPLCRDSGGVRAYMTGELRELLLPLDWPVERIAQRIDDLLTSPEALQRYSTAARAVFDAGLRRSQSRAVSVAAAMWSATQSEVRS; translated from the coding sequence GTGATCCACGTCATTCTGCCTTCGCTGCGCATTAGCGGCGGCGTGAAAGAGGCGCTTCGGCTGGGCGAGGAGCTTGCGGCTTGCGGCCACGAGGTCGACGTTTGGACCCTGTGGCGCGGCTCGCACGCCGTTGCGGCGAATGGCTTGCGTGTCGTCGAGCTAAGCCAGTGGGTCACGCGGGTCCGCTGGGCGGCTTTGCAGCTACCCGCGCTGATGCTCGCCTTCGCGCGCCGCGCCGCGCGCGGAAGGGGTAGCGGCTGGCAGATTTTCATTTTTACCCACTACGCCACCTCCCCACTGGCGGTGCTGATTCGACCTTCGCGGCGCTGGTTCTTCGTGCAAGATTTGGAGTGGCGGTTCGTGCGCCACGCCGGCCTGCGCGCACTGCTCAAGGCCGTCGTGCTCGGTCTTTACCGTCGCGGCCGACTTATCGCGGCAAACGACTACCTCGCCAGCGAGCTGCGTGCGCTCGGCCTCGAGGTGGCCGTGCAGGCGCCGATCTGGGCCGATGCCGCCTTCCGCGACGAAGGCAACCGCGAGCGCGACATCGACGTGGTGATGATGCTGCGCAAGGGCGACCACAAGCGGCTCGATCTGTATCGCCAGGCACTAGAGCAACTCGCCTGCGGGCCGCAGCACCGCACTACCGCCGTCATTACACCCGACGATGACATCGCCGCGCAAGTGGCCGCGCACGCATCGCACCTGGACGTCCGCCCGGATGCGGCAGCGATGCGCGCGCTCTACGCCCGCACGCGGCTATTCCTCATGCTCAGCGAGCACGAGGGCTTCGGGCTGCCGCCGCTGGAAGCCATGGGATCGGGCTGCGTGCCACTGTGCCGCGACAGCGGCGGCGTGCGGGCCTACATGACCGGCGAACTGCGCGAACTGTTGCTGCCGCTGGACTGGCCCGTGGAGCGGATCGCACAACGCATCGACGACCTGCTGACCTCCCCAGAGGCGCTGCAGCGCTACTCGACGGCGGCGAGGGCGGTGTTCGACGCCGGGTTGCGCCGATCACAGTCGCGCGCCGTGTCAGTCGCCGCCGCGATGTGGTCCGCCACCCAATCAGAGGTGCGGTCATGA
- a CDS encoding Gfo/Idh/MocA family oxidoreductase produces the protein MSSDVLKFGLIGCGGIGKHHAKTIAALPDAELVAVHDIRPERAQEVAQQHGCEAYEDYAAMLARDDVQVVNVCTPSGLHAEHALAAAEAGKHVITEKPIDVVLEKVDRLIETCDKRGVKLACIFQHRFDGDARRVKAAIDEGKFGQLLLCNASVKWFRAQSYYDSDTWRGTWALDGGVLSNQAIHYLDQILWLMGDVAEVTFAEIKTQARKMEAEDIAQATLHFANGAWGSIQASTVTWPGLATRVEVCGTAGAAVLEGDRVALFRAEGEEEDATEAGAAASVASADPAIGGLTGHDAQIADFIAALREARDPYVTGREARRSLALLTDIYRKATGRPMLGGG, from the coding sequence ATGAGCAGTGACGTGTTAAAATTCGGGCTGATCGGCTGCGGCGGCATCGGGAAGCATCATGCCAAGACGATCGCGGCCTTGCCCGACGCGGAACTGGTGGCGGTGCACGACATCCGCCCCGAACGCGCGCAGGAAGTCGCGCAGCAGCACGGCTGCGAGGCGTACGAGGACTACGCGGCGATGCTCGCGCGGGACGACGTGCAGGTAGTCAACGTGTGTACCCCCTCCGGCCTCCACGCCGAGCACGCGCTGGCGGCGGCCGAGGCCGGCAAGCACGTTATCACGGAGAAGCCGATTGACGTGGTGCTGGAGAAAGTGGACCGGCTGATCGAGACGTGCGACAAGCGGGGCGTGAAGCTCGCGTGCATTTTCCAGCATCGCTTCGACGGCGACGCCCGGCGCGTCAAGGCCGCGATAGACGAGGGCAAGTTCGGGCAGCTTTTGCTCTGCAACGCGAGCGTGAAATGGTTCCGCGCGCAGAGCTACTACGACAGCGATACGTGGCGCGGCACGTGGGCGCTCGACGGCGGCGTGCTGTCGAACCAGGCCATCCACTACCTCGACCAGATTCTGTGGCTGATGGGCGACGTGGCGGAAGTCACCTTCGCCGAAATCAAGACCCAGGCGCGCAAGATGGAGGCCGAGGACATCGCCCAGGCGACGCTCCATTTCGCCAACGGCGCGTGGGGCTCGATCCAGGCCTCGACCGTGACGTGGCCCGGGCTCGCGACACGGGTCGAGGTATGCGGCACTGCGGGCGCGGCGGTGCTCGAAGGTGACCGCGTCGCCTTGTTCCGCGCCGAGGGCGAGGAAGAGGATGCGACCGAGGCAGGCGCCGCGGCTTCGGTGGCTTCTGCCGACCCGGCCATCGGCGGGCTGACTGGGCACGACGCGCAGATCGCCGACTTCATCGCGGCCCTGCGCGAGGCGCGCGATCCGTATGTCACCGGCCGCGAGGCCCGGCGCAGCCTGGCGCTGCTGACGGACATCTACCGCAAAGCGACCGGGCGCCCGATGCTGGGCGGCGGCTGA
- a CDS encoding glycosyltransferase family 2 protein, translating to MPSLTLTLCVVVYESVEVTQRFHQALTASLAGFEDVEVLYYDNSPSDTLARWFADRLGPSMQYTHDPRNLGFSYANNQLILRARHERILLLNPDVFGFSPTLWQSIASRPTAGTARFARLLNADGSFQDCVGELAGLGRALRPRRDFASVREPIEVGMGIMAFMLTEKSVFAEVGLLDCEYPLYAEDMDWCLRAKRAGVKVVYDPGIELIHVGAASASQRWGQAATLRRKYRAERIFIDKHTRGLEWLAMRLLNAAKLVLRAAPW from the coding sequence ATGCCCTCGCTCACACTGACTCTTTGTGTCGTCGTCTACGAATCGGTGGAGGTAACGCAGCGCTTCCATCAGGCGCTGACCGCCTCGCTGGCGGGGTTCGAGGACGTGGAGGTCCTCTACTACGACAACTCGCCCTCCGACACCCTAGCGCGCTGGTTTGCCGACCGGCTTGGCCCGAGCATGCAGTACACGCACGATCCGCGCAACCTCGGCTTCTCGTACGCCAACAACCAGCTCATCCTGCGGGCGCGCCATGAGCGCATCCTGCTGCTGAACCCCGATGTGTTCGGCTTCAGCCCGACGCTATGGCAGTCCATAGCGTCGCGCCCCACGGCCGGCACGGCGCGCTTCGCCCGCCTGCTCAACGCGGACGGCAGCTTCCAGGACTGCGTCGGCGAGCTGGCGGGCCTCGGCCGGGCACTGCGGCCGCGCCGCGACTTTGCCTCGGTGCGCGAGCCGATCGAGGTGGGCATGGGCATCATGGCGTTCATGCTCACGGAGAAGTCGGTATTCGCCGAGGTCGGCCTGCTCGACTGCGAATACCCGTTGTATGCGGAGGACATGGACTGGTGCTTGCGCGCCAAACGGGCCGGCGTGAAGGTGGTCTATGACCCGGGCATCGAGCTCATTCACGTGGGCGCCGCCTCGGCCAGCCAGCGCTGGGGGCAGGCGGCGACACTGCGGCGGAAGTATCGCGCCGAGCGCATCTTCATTGACAAGCACACCCGGGGACTGGAGTGGCTGGCAATGCGGCTGCTCAACGCCGCGAAGCTCGTCTTGCGGGCAGCGCCATGGTGA
- a CDS encoding EpsG family protein gives MGGARCLWYGSSVIFAAVVAGFALLGPSVDFENYRMLFEWVTETDLAELALGSDPGYLVLSRIAYVSGLGFHGLMFAVALMTCAAKTTVLWRLQTDRTVLVAMYASYLFWLHEYTQIRIALALGLIMLGIYVARRSQWVLFIAAVTLHASAIAVILLYVAVRFPGRATLGALIGLPALYVTGVLDDFILDIATRVAYYTHLWDLGEFDRLNIFSLMPIAQGLMILLALRHRERLTYFGRMELVFAAVGLLSFYTLSFLPVLAFRTYELFIPFFLVLVSRVWPHSLGVRLLVPVYVLLGLRLSFDGNDPLLRLF, from the coding sequence ATGGGCGGCGCTCGATGTCTGTGGTACGGCTCGTCGGTCATCTTCGCTGCGGTCGTCGCCGGCTTCGCGCTGCTCGGTCCGTCAGTGGACTTCGAGAACTATCGGATGCTGTTCGAGTGGGTGACGGAAACCGACCTGGCTGAACTCGCACTCGGCAGCGACCCGGGCTATCTCGTCCTATCGCGGATCGCCTACGTATCGGGCCTGGGCTTCCATGGCTTGATGTTCGCGGTCGCCCTCATGACGTGCGCTGCAAAGACCACCGTCCTTTGGCGCTTGCAGACGGATCGCACCGTGCTCGTCGCGATGTATGCCTCATACCTGTTCTGGCTCCACGAGTACACCCAGATCCGGATCGCGCTTGCGCTTGGCCTCATCATGCTCGGCATCTACGTCGCGCGACGGAGCCAGTGGGTGCTTTTCATCGCAGCTGTCACGCTGCATGCCTCGGCGATCGCCGTCATCTTGCTATACGTCGCCGTCCGATTCCCCGGAAGGGCGACGCTTGGCGCGCTGATCGGGCTGCCGGCACTCTATGTCACTGGCGTGCTGGACGACTTCATCTTAGACATTGCGACCCGGGTCGCGTACTACACGCATCTGTGGGACCTGGGCGAGTTCGACCGGCTGAACATCTTCAGCCTGATGCCGATAGCTCAGGGCCTCATGATCCTGCTCGCGCTGCGCCACCGCGAACGCCTGACCTACTTCGGCCGGATGGAGCTAGTGTTCGCGGCGGTCGGGCTGCTGAGCTTTTACACCCTGAGCTTCCTGCCGGTTCTCGCGTTTCGCACCTACGAGCTCTTCATCCCCTTTTTCCTCGTGCTGGTGTCGCGCGTCTGGCCCCATTCACTGGGCGTGCGCCTGCTGGTGCCTGTGTACGTGCTGCTCGGGCTGCGGCTCAGCTTCGACGGCAACGATCCGCTGCTGCGGCTCTTCTGA
- a CDS encoding glycosyltransferase family 2 protein → MTLPIVTLSIVSHGQGALVRGLLDDLACGVDVDHEVVLTLNIPEDERFIADYPSLPITVVRNRERKGFGANHNAAFAISRGQVFVIMNPDIRVRPLQLAPMLDTLARPRMGACAPAVFSSAGTLEDSARRFPTLARLARRILLRRREPDYLWPEYPIEVDWVAGMFMLFRREAFEQVGGFDEGYFMYFEDVDICRRLRSAGWNVGFDPHSSVFHDAQRASRRRLTHLRWHLTSAVRYFATSTNREVRPR, encoded by the coding sequence ATGACATTGCCGATCGTCACCCTGTCGATCGTCAGTCATGGCCAAGGCGCGCTCGTGCGTGGCTTGCTCGACGATCTCGCCTGTGGCGTAGACGTCGACCACGAGGTCGTCCTTACCCTTAACATCCCCGAGGACGAGCGCTTCATTGCAGATTACCCGTCGCTGCCCATCACCGTGGTGCGCAACAGAGAACGCAAGGGCTTCGGGGCCAACCACAATGCCGCCTTCGCAATCTCGCGCGGCCAAGTGTTCGTGATCATGAACCCGGACATCCGCGTACGGCCACTGCAGTTGGCGCCAATGCTCGACACGCTGGCCCGCCCGCGCATGGGCGCGTGCGCGCCGGCCGTGTTCTCCTCCGCCGGAACGCTCGAGGATAGCGCACGACGCTTCCCGACACTGGCGCGCCTCGCGCGGCGCATCCTACTGCGCCGTCGCGAGCCCGATTACTTGTGGCCCGAGTATCCGATCGAGGTAGATTGGGTGGCAGGCATGTTCATGCTCTTCCGCCGTGAGGCCTTCGAGCAGGTTGGCGGCTTCGACGAGGGCTACTTCATGTACTTCGAGGATGTCGATATCTGCCGCCGCCTTCGGAGCGCAGGATGGAACGTCGGCTTCGACCCACATTCGTCGGTGTTTCACGATGCCCAACGCGCCAGCCGGCGAAGGCTGACACACCTACGGTGGCATCTGACGAGTGCAGTCCGCTACTTCGCCACGAGTACGAATCGCGAGGTGCGCCCGCGATAG
- a CDS encoding polysaccharide biosynthesis protein, which produces AVELVIPAGAVGLDGEALVLDMGEPVKIVELAREMIRLAGHHDDEIESEFSGLRAGEKLYEELLADGDATVPTLHPRLRLARLQAPSALPQGLPNLVRAEGAAPDDADVKAALRRTTQLQGCGQGRPTSKAVRAKSYRGRTSRFVLVAK; this is translated from the coding sequence GGCCGTCGAGCTCGTGATCCCGGCCGGCGCGGTGGGCCTCGACGGCGAGGCGCTGGTGCTCGACATGGGTGAGCCGGTGAAGATCGTCGAGTTGGCCCGCGAGATGATCCGGCTCGCGGGTCATCACGACGACGAGATCGAGAGCGAGTTCAGCGGCCTGCGAGCGGGGGAGAAGTTGTATGAGGAACTGCTAGCGGATGGGGATGCGACGGTCCCGACGCTGCACCCGCGCCTACGGCTGGCGCGGCTACAGGCGCCCAGCGCGTTGCCGCAAGGGCTGCCTAATCTGGTGCGAGCCGAGGGTGCAGCTCCCGACGACGCCGACGTCAAGGCCGCGTTGCGCCGAACTACCCAATTACAAGGCTGCGGCCAAGGTAGACCAACATCCAAAGCAGTGAGAGCCAAATCCTATCGCGGGCGCACCTCGCGATTCGTACTCGTGGCGAAGTAG